In one window of Arachis ipaensis cultivar K30076 chromosome B06, Araip1.1, whole genome shotgun sequence DNA:
- the LOC110263280 gene encoding protein MAIN-LIKE 1-like, producing MVRRDARTDARDPDINRLNASWHIAGAIDYERPRLLLPRRVSHTLAPSDVVVPYLREVGFGDKVQLRDFVFDNSQITAFVELWRPESHTFHQSWGECNITLQDIAYHLGLHTHGEPMGGCLHDFQTWYQRLTWEYVEELLGAKPPWSIARCPKKEVV from the exons ATGGTACGCAGAGACGCACGCACAGACGCACGAGACCCTGACATCAACCGCCTCAACGCTAGTTGGCACATTGCGGGAGCTATCGACTATGAA AGGCCTCGCCTGTTACTACCTAGGCGGGTTAGTCACACACTTGCACCCTCGGACGTCGTCGTCCCTTATCTGAGGGAGGTTGGGTTTGGCGACAAGGTGCAGCTCAGGGACTTTGTGTTTGACAACTCCCAAATCACTGCATTCGTGGAGCTCTGGCGTCCAGAGAGCCACACTTTCCACCAGTCATGGGGTGAGTGCAACATCACCCTACAGGACATTGCGTACCACCTCGGACTACACACACACGGGGAGCCAATGGGTGGGTGCCTGCATGACTTCCAGACTTGGTACCAGCGACTGACATGGGAGTACGTGGAGGAGCTCTTGGGTGCCAAACCCCCATGGTCCATAGCAAGGTGCCCAAAGAAAGAAGTCGTTTAG